The Anopheles gambiae chromosome 2, idAnoGambNW_F1_1, whole genome shotgun sequence genomic sequence aaaaaatcATCACCCGCCGTAGTAATGTCGTTCTGTTTGTGTAGTTTTGTCATCTGTCATTACTCTgtgttttatacatttttctcAATTTACACGTACaccattttttatcattttttcgATCCGCTATGCTATTACACGAAAATCATTACACACGTACGGCCACACATCACACCACCTTCATCATCGTCAGCATCGTCGTCCCGAAGCACTCTCCAGTTCCCAAATGCACGCCACATGCCCATCCCCTACGTCGGCAACTAACGGAAACCAAACCTCCCCCCAGTAACACCCGAAAACAAGACACATTTCTGCGGACGCTAACGGAAGCTTCCAAAATTCTTATCATTCATGAATTTTATAGATATTCAATCATGGTGGGAGGTGCCCTGCATTGCGCACTTTTGTTCGCTGTTTAGTACCACCTTCCAGCTGCCTAGGTTTGACATTGaggtaagtgtgtatgtgtttttatgCGCTTTAGGGAGAGTTATTCattcaaatttttattttgcgcCTGCAGGATCTCGAAGAGGCCCTTCTAACAGATGCCGATGCGGAGGGTGAAGTAGATCTGAAAGTGTACACTGCGCGCCTGCTGCCGGAGCTGATCGTCGCACTGTTGAAGGGCTGTGATGCGCTTGCACAGATCGGTTCACACATCAGCCCGAGCAACTATCAGATGTTCCTGAGGCGTCTGTTTCGTCAAAAATGTCAGGTAGGTTAAAGAGGGTCAGCTCCAGCTAGACAAAACAAATGGAAACTCCATTCAAATATATTCTCACCGTGTTCGTTACAGGAATATAACGTTGATAATCCGTTTAACACCGATATTGATTTCGAAAAGCTACCGCTTCGTACGAAGATCACAATTTTGAAGTACCTTTGCGACTTCCGGCTCGATTCCGAACACGTCAGCTCCACCTTTGCCGATTACGACGCGGACAGTCTGCGCCTGGAACCGATAGGGTAGGTTACTCAAAATGCCGGTATGCCGCTTCCTTGCTTAATATGTTCTTCTTTTCGATCTTCGGACCAATCAGGTACGATCGCAACGGATCTTCTTATTGGCACTTTTTCGGTACGCGCTTGTATCGGGAAGATTACGTGAGTGGTGGCGGTAAATCGAAAGCGGCCAAATCACCCGTCTGGCAGGTAATCTGCTTCACCGAGGAAGATTGGCGCAATCTAGCGAACAAGCTCGATAACTCCACCAACGCCAAAGAGCGCACcctgcacgagctgctggtgGAAAACTTTTTGCCTTACATTCCGAAACTATTTCGCGACAAGGAAAGAGAACGTCGCAATAGGTAAAAACTGCCGTAAGGTATGAGTTTAAATGAAACAACCTTACACGGAGGTTTTGGTCTTTATTTTGTAGACTTTTCGAGCGGCCTAGATCAACACGCATAAAACAGCTGCAGGAAGTAAAAAACCTCCGCCAGCAGGAGCAGCTGCAAAAGGAGCAACAACAGCTGCTACTGGAAGAGGAAGAGATCAATCgggaaagcagcagcaatctTACCGAAGTGCAGCAAAACACACGTCTACCACCGGCACCACCGAAACGGGCGGAACTGCTGTCGGAAGCGCGTGCGAAACGAGCTGAGCGACGGTTAGAAGCGAAACATTCACTCGCGAACAACAACTCTCACTAGCAAGGACAGAAAACCAACCACTCTCCCTTGAACTAGACGGCAAACCATCTCCCGTTGGTCACCACACCCTCTCTTGAAACACACACTACACAGCAAAACTCTTTACTACCGACGAGCCAAAATTTTCCGATAGCCAAGGCCAAAGTGTTTTAGGTAGCCCCTATTGCGTGGACGTGGCACTGTCACAGATAAATCCACCAACTCTCCTCTCTCTAGCATGCGCACACGCACATCTACAGGGTACCGCAGGGTTTTTGTACACACAAAGTCCAACCACGGGGGCAAGTGTGTAGTGTGCGATGCTGGCGGACGatagacgacgacgacgacgacgacaactaCCTAAAGTTGGCGACATTGGCGGGAAGACCGTTTTCGCACACACAGTGCAAAGCAAAAGAATCGGCACTACATGCGACGTCTGATCCGACCCTACTATCCTCGACGACCATCCCCCCCCTcgaccaacaacaaaaacatcgtCGTTCGATTGcacgagaaaaaagaaaaccgaaCCGTTCCGTGACAGACGTGAGAAGCGTGAAACCATGTTTGTGATTGAAGAATAGATGTGTCGATGCTTTAGTTTTGTTCTGCTTCCTCTAGCGCGGGCTTCCTTTGCTTGCTAATATGTATGtatgcatgtttttttctcccgttttcttttcccttttttcttgttttaacCGTccaaaagtttcattatttcCAACTTATTAACACAGACAAAGTACTTCCCAATGTGTCATCTCATTGTAAGATGTCTTCCCATGTCCCATCATGATTGTCTATTGTGCTAACCCATCTTTCAATAATGAGCATTGTAACAGCCCTTGTTCAAAACGATCCGATTAATACTCCTGTCCTTCCGAACCCGCTACTTACTGTGCAATTGCCAAAATAACTTCCAGACGTGCACTGTTAATAGGGAAAGCTAATGAAACTTTtaacactcacatacacacactccgtTGGTATGCTTTGGAACGGTGccgttaatattttttttgttcttcctttttccctttctATCGCTCTCTCAATTCACAGATCTCGATCGAATTCCGTCACAAGTATAGTTTCGCCAACCGCAAGCTCCCCAGACGAGGCATCCCTTCTCACGcgtgattttatttttcagccaCGAAAAGAAAACGCGTTCCGTAGTAGAGCAAATAGTCCGTACCTTTATGACAGCGCCACTAATTTGAGCGGTTCCACTTCTCCGTCAGTAGGTCCTCGGCTCGGGAGGGCCAGACTGTACAGCGCCGCAGCACACCGTAGCGCAACGGGAAGCGTATCGCCAGCGTCGCTAGCTCGCTCCAGCTCGGTCGAATCGTACGCCCGGAGCGAAAGAAGttacgccagcagcagccgaagtaGATCGGTTGAAAGCGACGGTGGTCTCCACGGGACGGCGGACGCTGCGATCTACAACGATTCGTACTACATTGTAAGCCGGCGCGAGGACAGCGAAAGTGTGCACAGCTTCAGCGACACCGAGGCCGAAAATAACATCAACAGTGGCAATACCGACACGAACAgcaaacaacaccaccaccaccagctggtGGAACAGTCGGAACCGGCTGTCATCAAGCCACTGTgtcagcagcggcagcaaacgAAAGCGGAACAAAAAGCGGAACGGCATTCCGTTCGGCCGGTAAGCGCGGAGGTAGAGAAATTGTTGCGCTTCAATCAAATCATGGCTCCGACAGCGACGAAACTGCCTGGCCGTCAAACGAACAACTCTCTGTCGTCCGTCACCGGGCCCGTGATATTGCCATTCAGCGAAGGGCCGGCTGCTAAGGGCGGCACACCCAATGGCGGTAACAGCAGCGGCAAAGGAAGTGACGCTGCCGCGTCGGTCACAAATCAGGGCCGTAAAAAGAAGGGCAAGTCAACGAATGTGTAAGTATACTACCATTGGAAGAGCCTGTCCGTCCTTGGTGGAGGTGCTCTAGCTGTATGGAGCTGtattgtttagtttttgcacGATAGAAATTAACCCCGTTAGTTGTTAACTTAGTTTATCGCTAGGATTTGcgttttaattatttccaaACAATTGATCTATCTTACTGGCCGTGTCCAACTGGTCTTTTTGCGTTGTTCTTTTTCAAGAGGGTTTGAGGTATTGGACTTACTGTAATTGTATAATTGGTCTACTGTAAACCTTTAGTTATTTGCAAACGTGCATTTACTATATTGGACTTACTTTAATTGTATAATTGGTCTACTGTAAACCTTTAGTTATTTGCAAACGTGCATTTTAGCAATGAATATAATCATGAGAAAATGCATAAAGACGTAATGTAacagttgtttgattgttttccttttctctttcctCCCCTAACCATGCCATTACACACACCACCTTACCTGTAATATCATCAACATATCCTGCACTTGTACATAATCTTACTCCACACGCAACCCAATGCGCACCCGTGGCCCGCTCTGTCGATAACTtgttgtgcgtttgtgtgcattAACTATATTCCCGGCATCCTCTCGGATTTCCTACTACCGAATCATGTATGTGACCATGCTATtatcacacacccacacacatccTTCCTGCACGATTCTGACCGGTTAATGTGGGATCATCATCGGTATGAATGTTGGAAAAAACCACACCGCCACTTATTTGCCGTGGCAATCCTGTAAATATATCCCCTATAACCTGTAACACGGCTGCATCTGGCACTGGTGTATCGCACGCGCGTGTGGGTGTGGGTTCTGGTCGGTAAATGTTGTAAACGCACGGAACAGTAATGTcacctctgctgctgctgctagctaCACCAACAGTAGTTTCACCAAAGCGAACTGTTCCGCCTCCTCAATTTTCGTATCGTCGTCTCTTAGCTTTACTGAAACCGACGAGGTCCTGCAGATCGGTATGCACAAGGTGCTGGAAAGCATCAAGAACCACGACGATGCCTGGCCATTTATGGATCCGGTCGATGAGGACATTGCGCCGAAGTACTACTCGATCATACGAAGGTAAAAACGAAGGTTATTTGCTGAAAACTTTAAAATACAATTATTAAACCGTCTTTGtctctacctctctctctctctctattcttCCGTTTGTAGGCCTATGGATCTGCAAAAGATGGAGGAAAAGCTAGACAACGGGGAGTACATGATTTTCAGTGACTTTCAAAACGATTTTAAGTTGATCGTCAACAACTGCCGGCTATATAATGGTCAAGCAAATGGTAAGTAGtgacgattttttgttttttttttttaatgattctaAATGTGGAAAGTCATTGTTAATTAcaatgctgcaaaatgtcactgtcaatgtaataaaaaaaaatgtcgttgtcaatgtcacaaaaaaatcgaactgaaacaaaatccatgtcagcgtcacgtactgaattgtgataatcagaggtaatactcaaaacgattggtgtgaccaatacatgcttcatgacatttttgcgaccatcgcttagTCAGTCACTATgacttttttactgtgatcagcattgcaaaatgtcactgacttagtcatgacaaattcctgtcgaaacaaaatcatgtcagcgtcgcgaggtctactgtgatgatcagaggtgagactcaagcAGTTGATGCGCACATAATGAgacttttttctcgctctgttagACCCGACAGACGATCAAAGCAGACAGAGCgcgaaagcatgctcattttatTGCTTGGGACAACAAGACATATAttttccaagaatgtcgtgattatcaccgatCGAAAATAtcatgaccaagtgagtgtccaagagttgggtgctcagcaaaatgtcaccaagcaagTGATTGATCCACCAACTGTTAGAGTCTCATCTCTGATCATaacagttgtgtacgtgatctgatttgagcttcttTTCAGCCATGATTCAGCCATTGAGTTTTGATGACTGTGTGGGAGCGATTAAAAGACGATGTTCTAAGAGTGAACTAAGACTAACTACATTTATTCGATATTCAGTGTAACCACAGTTGCTGTAACCAATGGCTACTTGATTACAACTAAGACATTGCTATAAGCAATCCACCACAACTgtaacagtggcatttggcaacactgttcacagccagaaaaaaatcatgattatgcttgcgccggcattaagctaagcttgtcagtcagagtatcacGTTGGACCCAAGCAATcgcatgtcgtgttcagcatgtcatgacgcactttcattgagcatcagcaatgagcatcaagctacctcGGATATGTTAATTGTTTTCGCTGGTGAAAagctcgtgatgctcatgacattttgcagcactgtatATTCGACTATATAATGTATGCGTATGTGAAGATGGTCCCCAGTATCATTTTATCTAATTGTATACCTGTTCTTTTGCCCATTTCAACAGAATACACGGAAATGGTCAACAACCTTCAGATTGCGTTTGAACGTGCCAGGAAGAAATACTTCGACGAGAACTCATCGGACGAGGAACTGATGAGCCACGAGTATCCGGATGTGAGTCGCGCGAATGCTGCGTTCAAGGAAAAACCGTCCTCAAAGGACAGCAACAAATCAACCTCCTCCGATGCAATGAACGGCCGTGGACAGCCGCACAGCAAAGGCATGCCGAAGGACACCGGCAAGAGAGAGGCCGGCAGCAAGGACAGGTCGAAGAAAGGCGGCGGCTCCGGTGGCAATGGCAATAATAACATAAGTGCAAagtcaagcagcagcagctccaatGCAAACTCCAAAGATAacagtgatggtggtggtgattcgCCGTCCCTCCAAGGGAAGGACAAACCGTGCAAAGAATCGAAAGGAAAGTCGGTGAAAAGTGGTACGAGTGCCGGGGGTGACAAGAAGGGTGCCAAAAATGTGACGGGCGAAAAGAAGGAACCGTCCGCGCCGGCGGCTGGTGGAGCCGGTTCGAAAAAGAACAAAGCAAATAAACAGCAGCCGGAGGTGGACTCGGAACCGGAACCAGACCCGGAACCGCCGGAAAAGGATAAAAGTGGATCGCGAGTGAACAACAAAACTGTAAAACGCAAGCGcaaggagaaggagaaaggTGATAAAGTGAAAAGCAAGAAACTAAAAACCGAAACAAGTGATCATAGTGATGGGGATGATGGGCTGCAGCGGGACGAAGATAGGGTGAATGTCAAAAGTGAAGAAGAGCCCGATTGGTGCGAACCCGAACGGAAACGGTACAAAAAGGATCATCATGGTGATGTGGAAGAGGACGAACCTGCAACGACACCGTTACAGGCAGCAGATGGTAGTGGTATGCGGTTGGCGGGTGGTAAAATGGATGATCtgaaggaggagcaggaggaggaagatTTTCCAGTGTACGagagcaagaagaaggcgGCGGTGAAAGCGCTGcaggaaaaagagaaaaagaaaaacagttcTAAAGTGaagaaagaggaaaagaaggTGAACAAACCGCCCAAGGGTGGCAAGGGGAAGGATGCAAAGCGTGAATCGTTTTCGCCGGTACGGCAACGTTCAATGTCGCGAACGCCCAGCCCATCGCAGGAGAATTCGTCGCCCTTCTCCAAACAGTCACCGCATGGGTCGTTGAGCCCCAAGAAAAAAGAATGCACGTCGTCCGATGTCGGTGGGGGTGTGGTGGAAAAAACGGGGtccaaaaaagggaaggatAAGAGTGGGTCGGAAGCCGATGGGAAACAGCATAAGAAGGGGAGCAGCGTGGTCAAGGCCGGAGCGGGTATTTCGGTTGCGAAGCTGGACAAAAAGACGAAAAAATCCGGCGCCCTTGCGTCTGCCAGCAAGGGTGGTGGCAAGGGCCGGCAAAAGAAAGCGGGTGGCAAACAGAAAAGCTCCCCCGTAGAGCGTGTCGACGAAGGGTCCGAGTGTGAGGAAGAAGCGGACCACAATGCACGACACGAACCGGGCCCTTTGGATACTAATGGGGAGCGAAACGATGAAGCAAGCGATATGAGCGACTTTGAGGACATTGACAATATGCGCGTGAAGCCTCACGACACCAGCATcgaagaggaggaagacggtggtggtggcgagcGGGAGCCGGCGGCGAAAAAGTCGTCTGACaaatcaaaaaacaaaaagaacaaaaccagCAAGAAGAATGTGGGGAAAGCTGGCGGTGCTGGGGGCGAGCATCATCGCGCTAAAAAGAGCGGCGGAAGCAAGAGCAAGCAGAAGGGGAAGGATAAAAAGATGGACAAAAAATCGCACAAGCGCGATAAGGCTGGCAAGGGCAAGAAAAAGTCCAAATCCTCCAGCGACGATCGTGCGCACGGGGACGATCGCGAAGCAACGTCGAGCGGTGGTGAGGATGAAGAAGGCGCGGATGGAGGAGAGGGAAGAGTTGAATACCTCGGAGATGCGTCAAAAAGTGCCTCAAAGCCGATGCAAAAGCAGTCCAGGGACTCACGCCTTGCCGCTGCAACGCGATCAATGTCACGTTCGCCCAGCCCGGCCCGTTCGTACTGCTCTGACGGTCGCTCGGCACGCGACAGTGGCGAGGAGGAAGACGACCTTCCGAAGCAAGCGCACGATTCCACGCTTCCACCGACCCGATCGATCACTCCCGATATCAAGGATAAGTTTGATCTCATCAAAGAACGCCGGAATAGGGCGGccgcggcggcggcagcagcggccgaaagcaaagcaaaggccAAGCAGGCGAaagcgaagggaaaggaagcaGGTAGCTCGGGAAAGAAGGGCAAATCGTCGTCCaagggaggaggaggtggcaATCGCGGCCAGAAGCATGCGGTGGAAGAAGACAGCAGTGTCAATGCAAGTGCCTCACCATCAAGCGCTGGTgccaaacagcagcagaaaaagcaCCAGCACGTGTGCGACTCAGAAGACGGCAGCAAGCCTTCCAGTGAAAGTAAATCATCCAGCAAAGGCACTACCAGTGGTGGTGGCTCGAAGGGCAAGAAAAATCGCGATAAATCGACGGCTAATGGTGGCGAGTCTTCCAACGCGAAACCGGGCGACAAAAAACACCCACGCCCAGGTGCTGCTTCAGCTGACAGCACGAAGAAGGTGGACCGAAGCAACGAGTACGACTTCGTTGACGATGGCCCCGACACAAAGCTGGACAAGAACCACGCGAAGTCAGCCCATGCTGCCAGCGGTGGTTCTTCCAAGGCGGGCAAAAAGTCAACGTCGGCGACAGCAACTGCGGCCGGACCGACGGGTTCAAGCGCTCAGAGACATCCTAAAGCGAATTCAAAAACCATACCGCCACCAACGGGAAAAACGTCCAAAACGCCCGCTACGGCagcgggcggtggtggtggtagtgcggCTGGTGCAAACATGGAGGAGCTAGAGCTGGAAACCGAGCAGACACTGAAGGACATTAACAAATGGCTGGAAAACACGCCccggtttcccgagtacagcTCGGCCAGCAACTCGCCGTCGCGCTACATCATGGACGATTTCGACACGGTGCCGGTAAAGATTGAACCGGCCGACTTCCGCAAACCGATTCCCCTGTCGCAGCTGCCGGCGGCGAACGAAGCGGCCGCCAGCCCGCTACGTGGAGCAAGTCCCGGGCTGGCGACCATCGCAGCACCGCCGAAAGCATTCTCCCCCAGGTCGGCAGCCAGCTCAAAGGAGCCCAGCGGCACTGCAGCGGGCGCCGGCAAACAAGCGAGCGGCAGCACGACGCCATCCGCCTCTCACGCGAAAGACGCCTCCAAAGGTGAACCGGCGGGTTCCGATTCGGCCGGTGCACTAAAAGATTCTACCAACAGCACCGCTGCCGCAACGGGCAGCAAACCCGCCGGGCCGACGAGTCACACACTGTTGGGCCCTCCACCGATCATACCGCCGCACTCGCAGAAAAAGGAACCCAAAGAACCGAAGCGCAAGTCGCTGAAGGAAAAGCTCTGCCAGCTGGGTGCGGGTGGGCGAAAGCGCGATTTGCACCATCACCGCACCACGATCGACCGGTTGCAGCCGGGCAAGGCCAAGGGCAACCTCATCGGGACGATCCAGAATCTCAACAAGCCGGACGAATTGTTCCCGCTCGGCGCGGGTGGCGGTGCTGGCGCGGGAGGCAGCGGTGCGGCCGGCAACGGTGCCCTGAACAAGGTGAAGGAGGTAAAGAACTCGCTGATCGTGAAGACGGACGAGTCGAAGCCGAAGCTAAGCCTCGGTACCGTGCTTAATACGGAAGGGTTCGGTATCGTGCAGCAGCACAACTTCgccgacgacgaggacgatcCGAAGCGTAGCTCCTCGTTGCTGAAGAAGGACGAGGACGCTGAGGAGGACGAACTGCTGATCGGTACCGCAGCGATCGGTGCTGTAAAGCCCTTAATAAGTGCGTTGAAAACTGCAGCGCTGGCGATCACCGGTGGAAGCTCTCCCGCCGGTAGCCGGGAGGGAGGATCGCTCTCGAAAAAGGATGAACCTAGCAACACCACGGCCGCGGGTGAGAAACCGGAACCGGCCAGCGATCTGGCGGTGGCCGGAGAGCCCAAAAGCAGCACCGTTTCGTCGGCAGCGGACAAATTGTTCTCGCTGGAGGATGGAAAGCCGGGCAAGGCGGAGGAAGCGGCTGGAAAGGACGCGCTCAAAGGCAAGGATAAACCGTCCGCCACGCCCAACCTGAACGCATGGATCAAGGCGTTCGGTGCGCCGAAAAAGCCGAAGAAATCGGACGACACCGATGAGCCCGGCAAAGCGTCGCCGGCCAGCGATAAGAGCAAGCCGAACGAGAACACCTCCACCCACCCTTCGTCGAACGAATCGTCCAGCGGCATTGGCAGCCTGCCGACCATTCCCGGCAGTCTGGAAAGTCCCAGCTATCCCACGCTGCCAACCGTACCGCGGCAGCGAAAGGCCAGCACCGGGAGCACGGTTAGCGAGCGGTCCTCGTACAGCCAAGATCCGGACAGTCCCCGCATCGGTATCGACGAACGGCTCGGAGCGTATCCCGCCCCGTACCCGAGCCCGATCGGGGCGTCACCGATCATGACGTCGCCCAAGCTGGACGATACGCAGAAGAGCCCGTACCATCCACTGAACGGTGCGATCAAGGTCGGGTTCTATCAGGACACCACGCAGAAGAGCAGCCCGGAAAAGAGTTGCAGTCCGCGGGATCTACCCTCGCCGTATCCGCAGTACTCACAGCATCTGTATACGTCCAACGCTGCGAACGCAACCGGAACCGGTGGTACTACCACTACCGCCGGGAACAATATTGCCCCCGGTGGAGGTTCCTCGGTGTACGGCAGCTATTCTGCGTATGGGACTACACCTGCCGGTATCGGGTCCACCGGTACAAACGTTAACCAGCCCAgtacagcagcggcagcagctacGGCAGGCAGTGTAGCCGACAGTTTCAAAGGCTACGGCAAAGAGCTTAAATCACCGGTCGATTTCTACGACCAGTACAAACAGCCAGCCTCGCAAGAGTCGGACTACAACTCGTCAATGAGCCCCAGTACAAATCCCAACTCTCCATATCACAACCCGGCGTCATCgccgtaccagcagcagccgaactCGCCCTCCtgctaccagcagcagcagcagcagcagccgcaagcgtcctcctcctccccgtACGGGCATCAACCGTCGTCGATTGCGTCGCCCGCCTCGTCGGTGGGTCCGCTGTCGCCGTATAATGCGCCGGCGGTACCGCACAGTCCGGCTACTGGACAGACCACGCCCTCGAGCGTCAGTGGCCACTCGCCGTACAACCCGGGCCAGGGGCAGTCGCCCTACCACACCAATCAGGCCCCGTCGACGGCCTCGACGTCGCCATCGACCGGTACAGCGGTGGGTGGCGCTGCTGCCAGTGGTGGTCAACCTAAGCTGCAGTCGAAACCAAATACGCCGCTGCACCAAAGCCCCAACTCACCGTTCTCACAGTCAAACCAAAGCTCGCCCTACTCACAGCAGGATCCCAACTCGCCCTACTCCTCCCAAGGTGGCCAGCTGTCGCCGTTCCAGCCGATGTCCCCGAAACCCCAGCAGCCGGCTGCTCCATCCGCTGCCGgcaacaccagcaacagcaacgccaACAATGCGATTAAGCTCGCTCCCCCGATCATCACACCGCAGCaggccgccgctgccgctggcGTGATACTTCCACCCGAATCTCCCGCCCATTCGCAAGCGACTACGGCCGCGACGATCGGTGTGCATCAGGCACAAAACCTGACCGGATCGGGCGGCAGTACGGGTGCGGGCAACAACAGTTCTGTCCCCTCCAGCACGCCGGGAACGACGATCGCGTCCACACCGATGCAGCTGAACTCGCACCAATCGCCCTGGACGGCGCACCACAATCAGTACAACCCGTACCTGAACCATCCGGGAGATACGGCCGGCGGGGCGGGCAGCATGTCGTCCTCGTTGCCCCCAGCACCGGCTCATATGCCACCATCTCAGCAGGGTCATCTTAGCAACGTGCACACGCATCCATCGCCCGCCCACacgcagcatcagcagcaccaacaccagcagcatcagcagcatcagcaacagcagcagcaacaacaacagcagcaacagcatctactgcaacaccaccaacaacagcagcaacaccagcaaagtcatcaacagcaacaccaaccAAATCATCAGCAAACGCCCCACGGGCACCATCTAGCGacgac encodes the following:
- the LOC3289917 gene encoding mucin-19 isoform X6 — encoded protein: MAVTAAAKEVTLPRRSQIRAVKRRASQRINVTSAAAASYTNSSFTKANCSASSIFVSSSLSFTETDEVLQIGMHKVLESIKNHDDAWPFMDPVDEDIAPKYYSIIRRPMDLQKMEEKLDNGEYMIFSDFQNDFKLIVNNCRLYNGQANEYTEMVNNLQIAFERARKKYFDENSSDEELMSHEYPDVSRANAAFKEKPSSKDSNKSTSSDAMNGRGQPHSKGMPKDTGKREAGSKDRSKKGGGSGGNGNNNISAKSSSSSSNANSKDNSDGGGDSPSLQGKDKPCKESKGKSVKSGTSAGGDKKGAKNVTGEKKEPSAPAAGGAGSKKNKANKQQPEVDSEPEPDPEPPEKDKSGSRVNNKTVKRKRKEKEKGDKVKSKKLKTETSDHSDGDDGLQRDEDRVNVKSEEEPDWCEPERKRYKKDHHGDVEEDEPATTPLQAADGSGMRLAGGKMDDLKEEQEEEDFPVYESKKKAAVKALQEKEKKKNSSKVKKEEKKVNKPPKGGKGKDAKRESFSPVRQRSMSRTPSPSQENSSPFSKQSPHGSLSPKKKECTSSDVGGGVVEKTGSKKGKDKSGSEADGKQHKKGSSVVKAGAGISVAKLDKKTKKSGALASASKGGGKGRQKKAGGKQKSSPVERVDEGSECEEEADHNARHEPGPLDTNGERNDEASDMSDFEDIDNMRVKPHDTSIEEEEDGGGGEREPAAKKSSDKSKNKKNKTSKKNVGKAGGAGGEHHRAKKSGGSKSKQKGKDKKMDKKSHKRDKAGKGKKKSKSSSDDRAHGDDREATSSGGEDEEGADGGEGRVEYLGDASKSASKPMQKQSRDSRLAAATRSMSRSPSPARSYCSDGRSARDSGEEEDDLPKQAHDSTLPPTRSITPDIKDKFDLIKERRNRAAAAAAAAAESKAKAKQAKAKGKEAGSSGKKGKSSSKGGGGGNRGQKHAVEEDSSVNASASPSSAGAKQQQKKHQHVCDSEDGSKPSSESKSSSKGTTSGGGSKGKKNRDKSTANGGESSNAKPGDKKHPRPGAASADSTKKVDRSNEYDFVDDGPDTKLDKNHAKSAHAASGGSSKAGKKSTSATATAAGPTGSSAQRHPKANSKTIPPPTGKTSKTPATAAGGGGGSAAGANMEELELETEQTLKDINKWLENTPRFPEYSSASNSPSRYIMDDFDTVPVKIEPADFRKPIPLSQLPAANEAAASPLRGASPGLATIAAPPKAFSPRSAASSKEPSGTAAGAGKQASGSTTPSASHAKDASKGEPAGSDSAGALKDSTNSTAAATGSKPAGPTSHTLLGPPPIIPPHSQKKEPKEPKRKSLKEKLCQLGAGGRKRDLHHHRTTIDRLQPGKAKGNLIGTIQNLNKPDELFPLGAGGGAGAGGSGAAGNGALNKVKEVKNSLIVKTDESKPKLSLGTVLNTEGFGIVQQHNFADDEDDPKRSSSLLKKDEDAEEDELLIGTAAIGAVKPLISALKTAALAITGGSSPAGSREGGSLSKKDEPSNTTAAGEKPEPASDLAVAGEPKSSTVSSAADKLFSLEDGKPGKAEEAAGKDALKGKDKPSATPNLNAWIKAFGAPKKPKKSDDTDEPGKASPASDKSKPNENTSTHPSSNESSSGIGSLPTIPGSLESPSYPTLPTVPRQRKASTGSTVSERSSYSQDPDSPRIGIDERLGAYPAPYPSPIGASPIMTSPKLDDTQKSPYHPLNGAIKVGFYQDTTQKSSPEKSCSPRDLPSPYPQYSQHLYTSNAANATGTGGTTTTAGNNIAPGGGSSVYGSYSAYGTTPAGIGSTGTNVNQPSTAAAAATAGSVADSFKGYGKELKSPVDFYDQYKQPASQESDYNSSMSPSTNPNSPYHNPASSPYQQQPNSPSCYQQQQQQQPQASSSSPYGHQPSSIASPASSVGPLSPYNAPAVPHSPATGQTTPSSVSGHSPYNPGQGQSPYHTNQAPSTASTSPSTGTAVGGAAASGGQPKLQSKPNTPLHQSPNSPFSQSNQSSPYSQQDPNSPYSSQGGQLSPFQPMSPKPQQPAAPSAAGNTSNSNANNAIKLAPPIITPQQAAAAAGVILPPESPAHSQATTAATIGVHQAQNLTGSGGSTGAGNNSSVPSSTPGTTIASTPMQLNSHQSPWTAHHNQYNPYLNHPGDTAGGAGSMSSSLPPAPAHMPPSQQGHLSNVHTHPSPAHTQHQQHQHQQHQQHQQQQQQQQQQQQHLLQHHQQQQQHQQSHQQQHQPNHQQTPHGHHLATTQQQQQSHLGNLLMGSNNNPYTSTYGRPYDLNSASASNTSSSASAAAAAATVGGSGTTATSSNIDHHHAPQHHSQQQQQQHLHHQQHQQQHSAPHHQQHPSLSGISNKNSPSTASITNTSKVPEMINLGYSEPDTNSSKPAQDVPMNMESSGGLGKEKADGTKDNKHLQQQQQQQQQHQSFDHHMGMSYGNPMDISISKSKAFDMFNRAATMNFPRGFGAPSIHQPAPAGNVGANSTGGYDHHRSLSQAANMNKAHDMSGGGAGSASASVSTAPTGYTMQPAGGKPANQHPADQLHLPRYDQRSPQHLQQQQQQQQQQQHGATSASSGSSSQPSGSGNASADLSSAGGGYKSYGVPAPPASSASASLMDPAIRNLTSLSSLYNPDPDRLLGGPGAPSATTAGGFYDKGMPSTAHMFGKNLSQPPVASSSAATTSALQQMFNNTMAATTMAAYNANREQPNVGSYVPSPNYHHPQQHQQRTDMMNAANIQPQKMSHNANVPSASGGGAGNASVNSEPAPPPAKPKRSRKKKDQLAQEQAAAAAAAAAAAAAAAAQQQQQTLHQHAMHAAHQQQALGPHQGFPAYPGLKPSNSTSSGNGGAGGAGGGPPGMGSASSAPGAVGNPASSAETSAISLKTANIVPGSAFNFGPGPAGLGLPPGGLYGDTSASTYLEESYRNSQNPYYLPPSHRGTTAAGSGGTGTEADKLGNPIGSQATPPGSVAAAAAAAAVASVHGPPPPTAASPYHQFLASHHGTRPYQFMNQFDPLHQQYLRQEELRAQMMINQGLLGAPGAAPPGAYGQPGYHHPAIGMHKPYDAMNSMNRSPFL